A segment of the Daphnia pulex isolate KAP4 chromosome 10, ASM2113471v1 genome:
ACAATCACAAGCTATTCAAATATCTATGCATCACCTATTTATGTGCCAGTTCCCGTTTCACTGCCTTCACAAATCAATCAACCGGAGCAAGTGGAACGTTTGGATTCACAAGAAAGAGTTTCTCAGCTGGAAGATCGATTGCGGATGCTGGAACttcagaagaagattcaggAATTGGAGATCAGTTTGCAGGAAGCCAAATCCAAACAGGCTGTTCCTCCCAGTGGAATTAAGAGCCAGCAGGTAGTCATCGACAAATCGATATCTGCAGCTATTTCCACTGGAGCAAGAAGCCGAACTAGTGTTCCTGCAAAGAATCTTTCTACCTCATCTTCTATCTCTTCTAAAATTCTGAATGAAATTGATCTTCTGCAAGTCCGATTAAGCGAAGTAATCGCCCCAACCGGGGCTGTTGTTGTCAGCCGTCGTCGCATTGAAAAGATAACCGACAACTATCAGGAGCTTATTGGGCGTGGAGGATTCGGTCAAGTCTACAAAGGAACTTGGCATAGACGTCAAGTAGCCGTCAAAGAAATCCGCTCTCCTTGGCGTTGCAGCACAGTCGTCGAGACTCGATCGTTCGCCAAGATGATTCAACGAGAGGTTGAAGCACTTTCAGCTGTCCAGCACCGCAATATTATTGGACTGCTCGGTCTTTGCACGGATAACGAATCGAGTGATGGTGAAGCATCGATTAGAGTCTCGCTCATCTTTGAATTTGCCAACGGAGGAACTCTTTTCGACTGTCTTTTCGGTGTCCAagcaaataacaacaaattcaaattagacgTGAATCAAATGATGCTGATCGCTCGCCATCTCACCGAGGCTCTCCATCTACTGCATTCCACCCAGCAGGAGCCTGGCGGTTCAGTTATGGTCCACCGTGACGTGAAATCCGCCAATGTTTTATTGCAACGGGATGACGAAGGAAGAGTCGTGCGAGCTGTTTTGGCCGATTTTGGTTTGGCACGTTTTCATTCGGATCTCAACGAAAGTGGCTCCGGCGTTGGCCTAGCTGCCAGTTCCATGACAGCTGTGGTAGGTACTCACGGTTATGTCGATCCTTTGTATGCGGAGTCGAGCCAAGTGTCGCCCAGTCAAGATGTGTACGCTTACGGTGTCGTCCTTTACGAGATGCTCTGGAAGGAAAAACCTGAAACTGTGCTGGCCCGTCGAGTTCGTCAAAGCACGTTGGAGAATTGTGTTCTTAAAGCCAAATCCGTCGACCCAGAGGACAGATTCGGGTCTGCTCGTATCCAATTGTTGGCTTCGGTAGGTAGGCAATGCGTTGGCATGGAAAACAGACCCACCGCCAAAGACATTCGTAAAATGCTCAATGTTGAATAATTCGTTGCTTCAAATATGTTCCGAAAAAATCACCCCCATTCAAACTAAGACTGTTgtatttccttcctttttattcGTTGTCTGAAAATCCGGAATCCTATCTGGTTACAGCTAAACACTGTTTCAGAATGGTGTATTTAATTACATGAAAAAGTTAAGCATGGAAGTTTTGTTATACTGCCTTGTCTTGGAAATATCAAAAATGTTCGAATGTGTTATCCCTTGCAAATGTTCGTGAATTTATCAGTGTTCATTTGGGCATATGTTTCTTAACCAAGTTTATATTTGTTCTTCCAATTCACAAAGTCGTTGAAgtgaaaatacagaaaatttggaagaacatcattattttcaaatgagtAAATGGCAAAATACATCAACAAGAGTTCTCGGACGGTCAGCAATCAGTATCTTAGATCTGGCAACAGCTGTCAAATACAGTTGAAAACGAGtgtgaatttttaatcaagtGAAAACAATGATGGACACAAGATTCGTGAAGATTATGAGAGCTGGTAACAGTTAAGAAAAAACTgtgacaaacaaacaaaaggtgTTTACAATTTACAGTGCTACTCTACGATCGACTAGATGGGGAATCCTGGTGCTGTGGAAAACAAACGGTTCCAAGTTCCATGGCTGCTAGAAGAATAAAAGGTAGTTAAAAGTCAAACTAAAAGCCGCTTAACGACAAGTGATTTCCAAACAAGTTGTAGTAatactttttctccttctcatTACCTCATCTTTTGCTGCGAGACCTACATGTTTGTTTCTGAgtaattattgaaataagtaCCTTGGAATTGATGAACCCAACACTAGTTGTCCAAAACATGTTACTGCTGGGTTATTTCTTAAAAGCCTTTAGactaaataatgaaaagaaaaaaaacaagcttaTCCCTTTGTAGAAAAGCTTAAtgtaaattacaaattttccATAAGGTTGTTTAGTTTATGAGGTAAAAAAGGGCTTAGAATTACATAACAGTTCCAAACTAGTTAAgtcaaattcaagaaaatatttagttgGTAGATGTCTTTTCTATAAAATgatggtggccctgaaaagggccgattggtAAGTCAAGGAGAATTAGGTCGC
Coding sequences within it:
- the LOC124205173 gene encoding calcium/calmodulin-regulated receptor-like kinase 1 isoform X1, producing the protein MGPPGPLRSDGCPDMRYSCNRSWASSSGSSVPLSTGGFYSSTGRSSIGGSSASPAYSSSSSAPRQSSLQLRAVAENAPARLRADGLPDMRYAANKSYVAERNMEIPLTTTSRRNSTAASASKTTSQTSTSGTEREYVPSRYSATSSTITSYSNIYASPIYVPVPVSLPSQINQPEQVERLDSQERVSQLEDRLRMLELQKKIQELEISLQEAKSKQAVPPSGIKSQQVVIDKSISAAISTGARSRTSVPAKNLSTSSSISSKILNEIDLLQVRLSEVIAPTGAVVVSRRRIEKITDNYQELIGRGGFGQVYKGTWHRRQVAVKEIRSPWRCSTVVETRSFAKMIQREVEALSAVQHRNIIGLLGLCTDNESSDGEASIRVSLIFEFANGGTLFDCLFGVQANNNKFKLDVNQMMLIARHLTEALHLLHSTQQEPGGSVMVHRDVKSANVLLQRDDEGRVVRAVLADFGLARFHSDLNESGSGVGLAASSMTAVVGTHGYVDPLYAESSQVSPSQDVYAYGVVLYEMLWKEKPETVLARRVRQSTLENCVLKAKSVDPEDRFGSARIQLLASVGRQCVGMENRPTAKDIRKMLNVE
- the LOC124205173 gene encoding calcium/calmodulin-regulated receptor-like kinase 1 isoform X2, with translation MGPPGPLRSDGCPDMRYSCNRSWASSSGSSVPLSTGGFYSSTGRSSIGGSSASPAYSSSSSAPRQSSLQLRAVAENAPARLRADGLPDMRYAANKSYVAERNMEIPLTTTSRRNSTAASASKTTSQTSTSEREYVPSRYSATSSTITSYSNIYASPIYVPVPVSLPSQINQPEQVERLDSQERVSQLEDRLRMLELQKKIQELEISLQEAKSKQAVPPSGIKSQQVVIDKSISAAISTGARSRTSVPAKNLSTSSSISSKILNEIDLLQVRLSEVIAPTGAVVVSRRRIEKITDNYQELIGRGGFGQVYKGTWHRRQVAVKEIRSPWRCSTVVETRSFAKMIQREVEALSAVQHRNIIGLLGLCTDNESSDGEASIRVSLIFEFANGGTLFDCLFGVQANNNKFKLDVNQMMLIARHLTEALHLLHSTQQEPGGSVMVHRDVKSANVLLQRDDEGRVVRAVLADFGLARFHSDLNESGSGVGLAASSMTAVVGTHGYVDPLYAESSQVSPSQDVYAYGVVLYEMLWKEKPETVLARRVRQSTLENCVLKAKSVDPEDRFGSARIQLLASVGRQCVGMENRPTAKDIRKMLNVE